The Edaphobacter sp. 12200R-103 genome contains a region encoding:
- a CDS encoding SAM-dependent methyltransferase encodes MIAAGTQSNIEEELPSRTSILVAAVRAFGSREPDENVRNPDSMADLLIGPSELALISDHAVSTALTQDYREASQNPAIVLFAGLMLCRTRFIDESLERAVKKGATQVVILGAGFDTRAYRFGELLKHCRVIEVDAMPTQTYKKRRVREVLQDLPKNLTYCAIDFAKDDLMHGLHRVGFKRDEKTLYIWEGVCMYLPESSVRKMLQTIALHSTSGSTLVLDYANSVGIELGKFTPNSAGGIPTSWAEPWIFGVPGANGSEFFRELGFDPGVPVPAYSPEMVRRYGTRQDGTSYAAHVFEQLQRQAPTPPEVPPIGLLEAQKAVTAAGGVYWFTELTVMSKPLES; translated from the coding sequence ATGATCGCTGCGGGCACCCAAAGCAACATTGAAGAGGAGTTGCCATCCCGTACTTCCATTCTTGTCGCGGCGGTGCGAGCCTTTGGTTCTCGCGAACCCGACGAGAATGTCCGCAATCCGGATTCGATGGCCGATCTCCTCATTGGACCGTCTGAATTAGCCCTTATCAGCGACCATGCGGTCAGCACAGCTCTGACGCAGGACTACAGAGAAGCCAGCCAGAACCCTGCGATTGTGCTATTTGCGGGACTGATGCTTTGTCGAACCCGCTTTATCGATGAGTCGTTAGAGCGGGCAGTCAAGAAGGGTGCGACGCAAGTGGTCATTCTCGGCGCCGGCTTCGATACTCGTGCTTATCGTTTTGGCGAACTCTTGAAACACTGCAGGGTCATTGAAGTCGATGCTATGCCGACACAGACCTATAAGAAGCGCCGTGTACGGGAGGTCTTGCAGGATCTTCCGAAGAATTTGACTTATTGCGCGATCGACTTCGCCAAAGACGATTTGATGCATGGTTTGCACCGGGTTGGCTTTAAGCGGGACGAGAAGACGTTGTACATCTGGGAGGGTGTTTGCATGTATCTGCCCGAGAGCAGTGTCCGGAAGATGCTCCAGACAATCGCATTGCATTCCACTTCCGGCAGCACGCTTGTATTGGATTACGCGAATAGTGTGGGAATCGAACTGGGAAAGTTCACGCCGAATAGTGCGGGCGGAATTCCCACATCGTGGGCGGAGCCGTGGATCTTTGGAGTGCCGGGGGCAAATGGCTCCGAGTTTTTCCGTGAACTCGGCTTCGACCCAGGAGTGCCGGTTCCCGCATACAGTCCGGAAATGGTCCGACGTTATGGAACGCGTCAGGATGGTACAAGCTACGCCGCACATGTGTTTGAACAACTGCAGAGGCAAGCGCCAACCCCGCCAGAGGTTCCGCCAATTGGTCTCCTCGAAGCCCAAAAAGCAGTAACAGCGGCAGGGGGTGTCTACTGGTTCACTGAGCTGACTGTTATGAGTAAGCCGCTAGAGAGCTAG
- a CDS encoding HipA family kinase, which yields MQLRTVRATQYVTALREGGSLPAIVAADDLGLYVLKFRGAGQGPLALVAELVAGEIGRELGLNVPELVFIEIDAALGRNEPDQEIRELLKASIGLNLALDYLPGSTMFDPAAGDIADAQTASMAVWFDAFTMNVDRTPRNANLLCWHRELYFIDHGAAIYVHHDWESMLDRAESPFRESRNHILLPWASALAEAEERARLLLTPEKIAAILDAIPDKWLLRDHESISAAQKREVYADFFARRLKASAIFREEAERARAQLL from the coding sequence ATGCAGCTCCGCACAGTCCGAGCGACGCAATACGTCACCGCGCTTCGCGAAGGAGGCAGCCTCCCCGCCATCGTCGCCGCCGATGATCTCGGCCTGTACGTGCTGAAATTTCGCGGCGCAGGACAGGGCCCGCTCGCTCTCGTTGCAGAACTCGTCGCCGGCGAGATCGGCCGCGAGCTTGGTCTCAACGTGCCTGAGCTTGTCTTCATCGAGATCGACGCCGCGCTCGGACGCAACGAGCCCGATCAGGAGATCCGCGAGCTTCTCAAGGCCAGCATCGGCCTCAATCTCGCGCTTGACTATCTCCCCGGCTCCACCATGTTCGACCCCGCCGCAGGCGACATCGCTGATGCTCAAACGGCTTCGATGGCCGTATGGTTCGATGCTTTCACGATGAACGTCGACCGCACGCCGCGCAACGCCAACCTGCTCTGCTGGCACCGTGAGTTGTACTTCATCGACCACGGCGCCGCCATCTACGTGCACCACGACTGGGAATCGATGCTCGACCGCGCCGAGTCGCCCTTTCGCGAGTCGCGCAATCACATTCTGCTGCCATGGGCCTCGGCCCTGGCCGAGGCAGAGGAGCGTGCCAGGCTTCTTCTTACACCGGAGAAGATCGCAGCCATCCTCGATGCGATTCCCGACAAATGGCTGCTGCGCGATCACGAAAGCATCAGTGCCGCTCAAAAACGTGAGGTCTACGCCGACTTCTTCGCGCGACGACTCAAAGCATCCGCGATCTTTCGAGAGGAGGCCGAACGTGCCCGTGCCCAGCTCCTTTGA
- a CDS encoding TolC family protein, with product MIRKFLPVAAACLGFAAAALAQQSKPEELPTAPEPQLTAKAAPVTTLAGGVVVERAGSQPLELSIDDAIAHGLQHNVRILLQLQNQRSVHGQVLQVKNNLLPSMSAQASTSTQEINLAAMGFNPSSIHIPGFTGTFPEIVKVDVTSAQLNVNQQLFNVPAYFLYRAAQRADDVASWTMLNERGTVALDVATRYLRALADSAEIDNARALLKADQVAFDQAKASHDAGVGTHLDVLRAQVQLQTQQQALINDENTFAKDKIALNRLMGMPAEQELVLTDKAPYAEFAALPLDQAMTLAFERRKDLRSLESQVEVADRTLKAVKYERLPSLSFGGYYGVIGETHGLYHGVFTAMGKLSFPIFQEGQLRGEREVATAQMNGLRQQVQSLRVTIEQQIRSAMLDVEAADEQVKVARSNVGLAAQALDDATDRYTAGVDDNLPVVQAQASLAAAQSRLVETLYQYNQAKLMLARNTGVVETQYRAYLGR from the coding sequence ATGATAAGGAAGTTTCTGCCGGTTGCGGCCGCATGCCTGGGGTTTGCGGCGGCTGCCCTGGCCCAGCAGTCGAAGCCGGAAGAGCTTCCCACAGCACCTGAACCGCAGCTTACGGCGAAAGCAGCTCCCGTAACGACGCTGGCGGGCGGCGTGGTGGTGGAGCGCGCGGGTTCGCAGCCGCTGGAACTAAGCATCGACGACGCCATTGCGCACGGGCTCCAGCATAACGTCCGCATTCTTCTGCAGCTTCAGAACCAGCGCTCCGTGCACGGCCAGGTCCTTCAGGTCAAAAATAACCTGCTGCCCAGCATGTCCGCGCAGGCCAGCACGTCGACCCAGGAGATCAACCTGGCGGCGATGGGATTCAATCCTTCGTCCATCCATATCCCCGGGTTTACGGGAACGTTCCCGGAAATCGTTAAGGTCGATGTGACCTCGGCCCAGTTGAATGTGAATCAGCAGCTTTTCAACGTTCCGGCCTACTTTCTGTACCGGGCGGCGCAGCGGGCCGACGATGTGGCCTCGTGGACGATGCTGAATGAGCGCGGGACGGTGGCGCTGGACGTGGCGACCCGATATCTGCGCGCGCTGGCCGATTCAGCGGAGATCGACAATGCACGCGCGCTGCTGAAGGCAGACCAGGTGGCATTCGACCAGGCGAAGGCCTCGCACGATGCCGGGGTGGGAACACATCTCGACGTGCTGCGGGCGCAGGTCCAGCTGCAGACCCAGCAGCAGGCGCTGATCAACGACGAGAACACGTTCGCCAAGGACAAGATTGCGCTGAACCGGCTGATGGGGATGCCTGCGGAGCAGGAACTGGTGCTCACCGACAAGGCTCCCTATGCGGAGTTTGCGGCGCTTCCGCTGGACCAGGCGATGACGCTGGCGTTTGAGCGCCGCAAGGACCTTCGCAGCCTGGAATCGCAGGTGGAGGTCGCCGACCGCACCCTGAAGGCGGTGAAGTATGAGCGGCTGCCTTCGCTGTCGTTTGGGGGATACTACGGCGTGATCGGCGAGACGCACGGGCTCTACCACGGTGTCTTTACGGCGATGGGAAAACTATCGTTCCCGATCTTCCAGGAGGGCCAGCTTCGCGGCGAGCGCGAGGTGGCCACAGCGCAGATGAACGGGCTGCGGCAGCAGGTTCAGAGCCTGCGGGTCACGATCGAGCAGCAGATTCGCTCGGCGATGCTGGACGTCGAGGCGGCGGATGAACAGGTGAAGGTGGCGCGCAGCAATGTGGGGCTGGCCGCCCAGGCGCTCGACGACGCTACGGATCGCTATACCGCTGGAGTCGATGACAATCTGCCGGTGGTGCAGGCGCAGGCTTCGCTGGCAGCAGCGCAGTCACGGCTGGTGGAGACGCTTTACCAGTACAACCAGGCCAAGCTGATGCTGGCGCGGAATACAGGCGTGGTGGAGACGCAGTACAGGGCTTACCTGGGGCGATAA
- a CDS encoding DUF3037 domain-containing protein: protein MPSSFDYAIVRVVPRVERGEFINAGVIVFCLEHKFLEARVRIDEARLKALWPAIDLELVRRHLEAIPRVAAGDPTAGPIAQLSQRERFHWLVSPRSTIIQVSPVHTGLCEERPEGMLGELASRLLD from the coding sequence GTGCCCAGCTCCTTTGATTACGCCATCGTTCGCGTCGTCCCTCGCGTCGAGCGCGGCGAGTTCATCAACGCCGGCGTCATCGTCTTCTGCCTCGAACACAAATTTCTCGAAGCCCGCGTCAGGATCGACGAAGCCCGTCTGAAAGCTCTCTGGCCCGCCATCGATCTCGAGCTCGTCCGCCGCCACCTCGAAGCCATTCCGCGCGTCGCCGCCGGTGATCCCACCGCCGGCCCCATCGCGCAGCTCTCCCAACGCGAGCGTTTCCACTGGCTCGTCTCGCCACGCAGCACCATCATCCAGGTTTCGCCCGTCCACACCGGCCTCTGCGAAGAACGCCCTGAAGGCATGCTCGGAGAGCTGGCAAGCCGTTTGCTGGATTGA
- a CDS encoding M3 family metallopeptidase, whose translation MTSLPIRSIRYAACIAFALVSAAAGAQDPLHAWTGGASPARLEAWVNARLAAEKADIDKLVAVHGERTVANTVRPYDDALNELALAGNEAYLMYSVGDSAPLRDKGQELVAKVSSAATDLNLNQDVYRALAAVPLPTNDPATRHYIERALLEYRLAGVDKDEATRAKIRKLQDKITDASLVFGRNVADGKLTVKATSNELKGLPEDYIARHKAAADGTYTLTTDSPDSTPVLNFAADPGLRMKMYLAYNQRAYPANVAVLKSVLEARQELATTLGYKTFADLAMADQMMGSASNLRKFLADVDQASKGASDKEYDLLLAFAKQQKPGLMNISSADANYWSEQYRRARYDFDAQSVRPYFPYDEVQAGILHTAAKLFHVQFRPVPEAKTWDPSVSTFDVYDDTASDHKKLGRIYLDMHPRDGKDKWFSSAPVVPGIRGRQLPEGALICNFSGGVPGDPGLMEYSEVVTFFHEFGHLMHHILGGQGEWSNAGGFNVEGDFVEAPSQMLEEMFRDPGILQSFAKHYKTGETIPSALIAKMNAAGAYGRGRWVQAQLFYSTYSLQVHDRAPGQINFDDLLRQDSARFSHFSFVDGNRMYASFTHLTGYSSNYYTYVLDKVIAVDFFSQFDPAHLLDGPTAMRYRRTVLEPGATKPATELVKDFLGRSQNLDALKAWINEEFKATQTATGQ comes from the coding sequence ATGACGTCCCTTCCGATTCGCTCGATCCGGTACGCTGCCTGCATCGCGTTCGCGCTCGTCTCTGCTGCCGCAGGCGCACAGGATCCGCTGCATGCCTGGACCGGAGGCGCCAGCCCGGCGAGGCTGGAAGCCTGGGTGAACGCCCGGCTCGCTGCAGAGAAGGCCGATATCGACAAGCTGGTCGCCGTTCATGGTGAACGCACCGTCGCCAACACCGTCCGGCCCTACGACGATGCCCTCAACGAGCTTGCGCTGGCCGGCAACGAGGCCTACCTGATGTACTCGGTCGGCGACTCCGCCCCGCTGCGCGACAAGGGACAGGAGCTTGTTGCGAAGGTCTCCTCCGCTGCCACCGACCTCAACCTGAACCAGGATGTCTATCGGGCGCTGGCCGCAGTCCCGTTGCCCACAAACGATCCAGCAACCCGCCACTACATCGAGCGCGCCCTGCTGGAGTACCGTCTCGCCGGTGTCGACAAGGACGAAGCGACCCGCGCAAAGATCCGCAAACTGCAGGACAAGATCACCGATGCCAGCCTGGTCTTCGGGCGCAACGTCGCCGACGGCAAGCTGACCGTCAAGGCTACGAGCAACGAGCTCAAGGGCCTGCCCGAGGATTACATCGCCCGCCACAAGGCCGCCGCCGATGGGACCTACACCCTGACGACCGACTCTCCCGACAGCACTCCGGTACTGAACTTCGCGGCCGACCCTGGACTGCGCATGAAGATGTACCTGGCCTACAACCAGCGCGCCTATCCTGCCAATGTTGCCGTCCTGAAGAGCGTTCTCGAGGCCCGGCAGGAGTTGGCAACCACTCTCGGCTACAAGACCTTTGCCGATCTCGCCATGGCCGACCAGATGATGGGCTCCGCCAGCAATCTCCGCAAGTTCCTCGCGGACGTCGATCAGGCCTCCAAAGGCGCATCCGACAAGGAGTACGATCTCCTGCTCGCTTTTGCAAAGCAGCAGAAGCCCGGACTCATGAACATCTCCTCCGCCGACGCCAACTACTGGTCCGAGCAGTATCGCCGCGCCAGGTACGACTTCGACGCGCAAAGCGTGCGGCCTTACTTTCCCTACGATGAGGTGCAGGCAGGAATCCTCCACACCGCCGCGAAGCTCTTCCACGTGCAGTTCCGTCCCGTTCCCGAGGCGAAGACATGGGACCCGTCCGTCTCCACCTTCGACGTCTACGACGACACTGCCAGCGATCACAAGAAGCTGGGCCGAATCTACCTCGACATGCATCCGCGCGACGGCAAGGACAAGTGGTTCTCCTCCGCGCCGGTCGTTCCCGGCATTCGCGGGCGTCAGCTTCCGGAAGGCGCCCTCATCTGCAACTTCTCCGGCGGCGTCCCCGGCGATCCCGGCCTGATGGAGTACAGCGAGGTCGTGACCTTCTTCCACGAGTTCGGCCACCTGATGCACCACATCCTCGGCGGCCAGGGCGAGTGGTCCAACGCCGGCGGCTTCAACGTCGAGGGCGATTTCGTAGAAGCACCCTCGCAGATGCTCGAGGAGATGTTCCGCGACCCCGGAATCCTGCAATCCTTCGCGAAACACTACAAGACCGGTGAGACGATACCCTCCGCTCTGATCGCGAAGATGAACGCCGCCGGAGCCTACGGACGCGGACGATGGGTGCAGGCGCAACTCTTTTACTCGACCTACTCGCTGCAGGTTCACGACCGCGCACCGGGGCAGATCAACTTCGATGACCTGCTCCGCCAGGACTCCGCGCGCTTCTCGCACTTCAGCTTCGTCGACGGCAATCGCATGTACGCCAGCTTCACGCACCTGACCGGCTACTCTTCGAACTACTACACCTATGTCCTCGATAAGGTCATCGCGGTCGACTTCTTCTCGCAGTTCGATCCCGCCCACCTGCTCGATGGCCCGACGGCGATGCGCTATCGCCGCACCGTGCTGGAACCGGGAGCAACCAAGCCCGCCACCGAGCTGGTGAAAGACTTCCTCGGGCGATCACAGAATCTGGACGCCTTGAAGGCATGGATCAACGAAGAGTTCAAGGCTACGCAAACGGCCACCGGCCAGTAG
- a CDS encoding diguanylate cyclase has product MATTSSTSGTSIRLILLAAVGCILFTAGGCFFLFRNTQSLASAGKWVQHTQEVQLALQSSSSLVQRIELEGRLYRLSQDEDQLETSRQLAVQLHTSVSHLKSLIADNPHQAPNLEALDICSVTLIKALANPHPEAESVNAQLLRCRHVLSLMSNEEREILLNRSEATRQRSQISVVTEIMIGLICFLLLCTLFGILLRDAILRNRVAMASEETNRELNQSLQTLQDYARDSQILAIARDDLQLCTDEKQVHQSAASRFSELLPGSNGSICMINSSRNMVEAMASWSANQAPPLVAEIFPPDTCCGLRSGHLRWYSPSASQIHCNHFIGETPERYLCLPLAAHGQTIGVIFIESPDEAVQKMVESRMAGVQQLLQLTAMALASLQMRQKLEHQSARDGLTNLFNRHFLEIALERELARAVRRKSTLAVLMIDVDHFKRLNDQFGHAAGDAVLKEVARVFLDKTRTEDLACRYGGEEFTIILPDITPENAWQRAEVIRQAVADLRTHADNILYNSVTISVGVAIFPHDGSSSELLLRHADAALYRAKHEGRNRVVMNLNDSQAQASPEDLSLSIG; this is encoded by the coding sequence ATGGCAACAACCTCTTCCACCTCAGGCACAAGCATCCGGCTCATTCTTCTGGCAGCCGTGGGATGCATCCTGTTCACTGCCGGAGGTTGCTTCTTCCTCTTTCGCAATACCCAGAGCCTTGCCTCAGCCGGCAAATGGGTCCAGCATACCCAGGAAGTTCAGCTTGCCCTGCAGAGCTCATCCTCCCTGGTGCAGCGAATCGAGCTCGAAGGCCGTCTCTATCGTCTTTCCCAGGATGAAGACCAGCTGGAAACCAGCCGTCAGCTCGCCGTTCAGCTTCACACCAGCGTCAGTCACCTTAAGAGCCTCATCGCCGATAACCCCCACCAGGCTCCTAATCTCGAGGCTCTGGACATCTGTTCCGTAACGCTCATCAAAGCTCTCGCCAATCCCCATCCTGAAGCGGAATCTGTCAATGCTCAGCTCTTACGCTGCCGTCATGTTCTTTCCCTCATGTCCAACGAGGAGAGGGAGATCCTGCTGAATCGCAGCGAAGCTACCCGCCAGCGATCTCAGATCTCTGTGGTGACCGAGATCATGATCGGCCTGATCTGTTTTCTCCTGCTCTGCACCCTCTTTGGCATCCTCCTGCGCGATGCAATCCTGCGCAATCGAGTCGCAATGGCGTCCGAAGAGACCAACCGCGAGCTCAACCAGAGTCTGCAGACCCTTCAGGATTACGCCCGCGATTCTCAGATCCTCGCCATCGCCCGCGACGACCTGCAACTCTGCACCGACGAAAAGCAGGTCCATCAATCCGCCGCCTCACGCTTCTCCGAGCTGCTCCCAGGCTCCAACGGCTCCATCTGCATGATCAACAGCTCTCGCAACATGGTTGAAGCCATGGCAAGCTGGAGCGCCAATCAGGCCCCTCCGCTGGTCGCAGAGATCTTTCCTCCCGATACCTGCTGCGGCCTTCGCAGTGGACACCTTCGCTGGTACAGCCCTTCGGCCTCGCAGATCCACTGCAACCACTTCATCGGCGAAACTCCGGAGCGTTATCTCTGCCTCCCCCTCGCCGCCCACGGCCAGACCATTGGAGTCATCTTTATCGAGTCTCCCGATGAGGCCGTCCAGAAGATGGTGGAGAGCCGCATGGCAGGCGTGCAGCAGCTCCTCCAGCTCACCGCGATGGCGCTCGCTTCGCTCCAGATGCGTCAGAAGCTCGAGCACCAGTCTGCCCGCGACGGCCTGACCAACCTCTTCAACCGTCACTTCCTTGAGATTGCCCTCGAACGCGAGCTTGCACGCGCCGTCCGCCGCAAGAGTACGCTGGCCGTCCTCATGATCGACGTCGACCACTTCAAGCGGCTCAACGACCAGTTCGGCCATGCAGCTGGAGACGCCGTCCTCAAGGAGGTCGCCCGTGTCTTCCTCGATAAGACAAGAACCGAGGACCTCGCCTGCCGCTACGGCGGCGAAGAGTTCACCATCATCCTTCCGGACATCACGCCCGAGAACGCCTGGCAGCGCGCAGAGGTCATCCGCCAGGCCGTCGCCGACCTGCGAACCCATGCCGACAACATTCTCTACAACAGCGTGACCATCTCCGTTGGAGTCGCCATCTTCCCCCATGACGGAAGCTCCTCGGAGCTTCTCCTGCGCCACGCCGACGCTGCCCTCTATCGGGCCAAACACGAGGGCCGCAATCGCGTCGTGATGAATCTCAACGATTCCCAGGCGCAGGCATCGCCGGAAGACCTCTCCCTGTCGATCGGTTAG
- a CDS encoding polysaccharide deacetylase family protein, which produces MRSWPGGWTEEDWSRKGDTKLLDVVTGSAFGAAGMGAAMGIATGVAGGVVWAALSPESQLFGRTLVALRHPTEIALTFDDGPNPKVTPQLLEVLSRANVKATFFLIGGFVKQCPGLVREIAAAGHLVGNHTMTHPWLAWQSKSRIREELSGASAAIEDVLGTPVQFFRAPHGARRPAVLRIVHELGMIPVQWNVICNDWSPIGVDGIMRRATQGVEQNRIRGFGTNLVLHDGGHTGLGADRMDTVRVTERLLERYAEMKFVRVDAWVDGAA; this is translated from the coding sequence GTGAGATCATGGCCTGGTGGCTGGACAGAGGAGGATTGGTCCCGCAAAGGAGATACGAAGCTGCTGGACGTCGTCACAGGAAGCGCATTTGGGGCAGCGGGGATGGGCGCTGCGATGGGAATCGCTACGGGAGTAGCCGGGGGGGTGGTGTGGGCTGCGCTCTCGCCGGAGTCGCAGTTATTTGGCAGGACCCTGGTCGCGCTTCGTCATCCGACAGAGATCGCCCTGACTTTTGACGATGGGCCGAATCCGAAGGTGACGCCTCAGTTGCTGGAGGTCCTGTCACGGGCAAATGTGAAGGCGACCTTCTTTTTGATCGGCGGATTTGTGAAGCAGTGTCCCGGGCTGGTGCGTGAGATCGCCGCGGCCGGTCACCTGGTGGGGAATCACACGATGACGCATCCGTGGCTGGCGTGGCAGAGCAAAAGCAGAATCCGCGAGGAGCTGAGCGGAGCCAGCGCGGCGATTGAGGATGTGCTGGGAACCCCAGTGCAGTTCTTTCGTGCGCCTCATGGAGCACGCCGACCGGCGGTGCTGCGCATTGTGCATGAGCTGGGGATGATTCCCGTGCAGTGGAACGTGATCTGCAACGACTGGAGCCCGATCGGCGTGGACGGAATTATGAGGCGCGCGACGCAGGGCGTGGAGCAGAATCGCATTCGCGGCTTTGGGACGAATCTCGTCCTGCACGACGGCGGCCACACCGGGCTGGGCGCCGACCGCATGGATACGGTGCGCGTGACCGAGCGCCTGCTGGAGCGATATGCGGAGATGAAGTTTGTCCGGGTAGATGCCTGGGTGGATGGAGCGGCTTAG
- a CDS encoding NAD(P)-dependent oxidoreductase, with the protein MRILLAGASGAIGRTLIPLLVEQQHEVFGLFRNPAHSDLVRSLGATPVIADVFDGQAIHARFDEIRPQAVIHQLTAIPQRIDLRHMQRDFELTNRLRTEGTRNLASAAVRVGVERFLAQSFAGWPYARRGITLKTEEDDLDPTPPPQMKAMLDAIEMLEHTVLREKGFTGVVLRYGPFYGPHSSIAKDGTTTEDVRHRKIPIVGQGTGVFSFIHLYDAATATVAALTQAQHGIYNIVDDDPAPVMEWIPWLAQCVGAPPPRHVPNWLAKLLIGEHAVAMMNDIRGVSNAKAKGELNWSPKWTSWRQGFRDGL; encoded by the coding sequence ATGAGAATTCTTCTGGCAGGCGCGTCGGGAGCCATCGGTCGAACCCTCATTCCTCTGCTCGTCGAGCAGCAGCACGAGGTCTTCGGCCTCTTCCGCAATCCTGCTCACAGCGATCTGGTGAGGTCTCTTGGGGCCACCCCCGTCATCGCCGATGTCTTCGACGGACAGGCGATCCACGCCCGCTTCGACGAGATCCGGCCGCAGGCGGTGATTCACCAGCTCACCGCCATTCCGCAGCGAATCGACCTTCGCCACATGCAGCGCGACTTCGAGCTGACCAATCGCCTGCGGACGGAAGGCACTCGCAACCTCGCCAGCGCGGCCGTCCGCGTGGGGGTCGAGCGGTTCCTCGCGCAGAGCTTTGCCGGATGGCCCTACGCCCGCCGCGGAATCACCCTCAAGACCGAAGAAGATGACCTGGACCCAACCCCGCCGCCGCAGATGAAGGCCATGCTCGATGCCATCGAGATGCTGGAACACACCGTGCTGCGGGAGAAAGGATTCACCGGAGTCGTGCTGCGCTACGGCCCGTTTTACGGTCCGCATAGCTCCATCGCCAAAGACGGAACCACGACCGAGGACGTTCGCCACCGCAAGATCCCCATCGTCGGCCAGGGTACGGGTGTCTTCTCGTTCATCCATCTGTACGATGCCGCCACTGCGACGGTCGCGGCGCTCACGCAGGCGCAGCACGGCATCTACAACATCGTCGATGACGATCCCGCGCCCGTCATGGAGTGGATTCCCTGGCTCGCCCAGTGCGTGGGAGCACCGCCGCCGAGACACGTCCCCAACTGGCTCGCAAAACTGCTCATCGGGGAGCACGCCGTCGCCATGATGAACGACATTCGCGGAGTCTCGAACGCAAAGGCAAAAGGGGAGCTGAACTGGAGCCCTAAATGGACGAGCTGGAGGCAAGGCTTCCGCGACGGACTTTGA
- a CDS encoding TetR/AcrR family transcriptional regulator yields MQVDTAERILKTAEALMIERGYSAFSYADIAEAVAIRKPSIHHHFPTKAGLAAAVLKAHREKLVEGTGQLDLQIRDPWKRLRAYVQYWEGCIRGRTVPFCVAALMGAELPSLPEEVQVEVRLYFSALSEWLERTLRAGVGAGVIVLEDSAAAEAQTLMAVVHGAMLSARATGNCEVFQTVTAAALKRIAAANF; encoded by the coding sequence ATGCAGGTAGATACAGCAGAACGGATTCTGAAGACAGCAGAAGCTCTGATGATCGAACGAGGTTATTCGGCCTTCAGCTATGCCGACATTGCCGAAGCGGTCGCGATCAGGAAGCCGAGCATTCATCATCACTTCCCGACGAAGGCCGGACTGGCTGCGGCCGTTCTGAAGGCGCATCGCGAAAAGCTGGTTGAAGGCACCGGACAACTGGACCTGCAGATCAGAGATCCCTGGAAACGCCTTCGGGCCTACGTCCAGTACTGGGAGGGGTGTATCCGGGGACGAACGGTTCCGTTCTGCGTTGCTGCGCTGATGGGAGCGGAGCTTCCCTCCTTGCCGGAGGAGGTGCAGGTCGAGGTACGTCTGTATTTCAGCGCATTGAGTGAATGGCTGGAGCGCACCCTGAGAGCGGGTGTGGGGGCGGGTGTCATTGTCCTGGAAGATTCAGCCGCAGCGGAAGCTCAGACGCTGATGGCGGTGGTGCATGGTGCGATGCTTTCTGCGCGAGCGACTGGCAACTGTGAGGTCTTCCAGACGGTGACGGCGGCAGCACTCAAGCGTATCGCTGCAGCAAACTTCTAA
- a CDS encoding thioredoxin domain-containing protein: protein MRPNVMNRILVAATLLAGLCLPAAAQYSAPPNTGNSFKDTSMLKPPAGAKVAIIKFEDLECPACAHAYPIVHAAAERYHIPIVRYDFPLRMHIWSRDAAITARYLQDKVSPQVADEFRGATFAAQTSIASKDDLAAFTRRFFQQHKLNEPFVIDPSGRFAAEVQADYTLGERVGISQTPTIWVVSQKNWVQVTDVNQLYATIDNMQSQVAQSTPGKTAANSKLRHASTPQR, encoded by the coding sequence ATGCGTCCAAACGTCATGAACCGCATCCTTGTCGCCGCCACCCTGCTCGCTGGCCTGTGCCTTCCCGCAGCGGCCCAGTACTCCGCCCCTCCGAATACGGGCAACTCCTTTAAAGACACCTCCATGCTCAAGCCGCCAGCCGGAGCCAAGGTGGCCATCATCAAGTTTGAGGATCTCGAGTGCCCGGCCTGTGCCCACGCCTACCCCATCGTGCACGCCGCGGCCGAACGCTACCACATTCCCATCGTCCGCTACGACTTCCCTCTGCGGATGCACATCTGGAGCCGCGACGCCGCCATCACCGCCCGCTACCTCCAGGACAAAGTTTCGCCACAAGTGGCCGATGAGTTCCGTGGCGCGACGTTTGCCGCCCAGACCTCCATCGCCTCCAAGGACGATCTCGCAGCCTTCACCCGCCGGTTCTTTCAGCAACACAAGCTCAACGAGCCCTTCGTGATCGATCCCTCCGGGCGTTTCGCCGCCGAGGTTCAGGCTGACTACACGCTCGGTGAGCGCGTCGGAATCTCGCAGACCCCGACCATCTGGGTCGTGAGCCAGAAGAACTGGGTCCAGGTCACCGATGTGAATCAGCTCTATGCCACCATCGACAACATGCAGTCGCAGGTCGCCCAGAGCACTCCCGGCAAGACCGCCGCAAACTCCAAGCTGCGGCACGCCTCGACCCCGCAGCGCTAA